The Magallana gigas chromosome 6, xbMagGiga1.1, whole genome shotgun sequence genome includes the window TCTTTACATGTTAAAGCCTTCAACGTTTTGAATACTTGATGTATCTACCGTACCGTACCGTAACGTACTGAACCAATATTACTCAATTAATTTACTATGTACCTCCTAAAAGTTTTATATGGATGTACTTGACCACCCTAAAGATATATTTGTGAAGATGGTCGACTGGTAACTTTGTCCATATTTCATATCCATTAACGATGATAGGCATGTATAcacaatattcatttaaatgcattttattatCAACATTACCAACTGTCAAATATTGTTGCCCgcgtttttaatttaaaatttaaatatcaattactAGCCCAagagtaaataaaattattctttcaaaagtcaattatcaaaatatttttaaaaaaaattaactttcaaATACTTTGCGTGCATTTcgtatcaaattaaaacatcaaaaattACATCAATTACTTTCACACGAGTATTTAATTAAGTCATATCTTTAAAGTCAATTTTCTTCCTGCCGACTTATGATAAAGACGTCTTTATTTAAACTTCAAATTAAGTGTGCAACAAATATTACTTCGAAATGATTTAAACGCAGATTCCTTGCTTGTTGCACTTTTGCGATTTATCACAGCACGTGTATGAAGCTTTGTGTTTGTATGCACAGCAGTCCTCCCCCGGGGGACACGGTCGCGAGGAACAAGTCATCGGTTTCGGCGGTGGAATACGTGGGTCATAGTTACAGAAAACCCCTGAACATTTGGTGCCAGGTAAAATACTAGCAACAAACAGATCTAAAACTGACGTCTGCTGCATCGGCGCACCATAGTCAAACGGACCGTTCCAGTTCGACGAAAACACGGGTCCCGTCACCTTAAAAGACGGAGGACCATCTTTAAACACAatgtaacattttgaaattggaACCTCGttgcacatattttgtttaagatttgcCTGAATTTGGAATTCCATCCAATTCTGGTATTTCTTACGTAAGGTTGCGTTATTCACAGTATCCATGAAATATCGCAGGTTTCTGACGAATATTCCTTTGAACATCTTCGCATCGTCATCGCAGTCTGGGTCGCAGTTCTTCTCCGTAAAGACCCCAGTCGTATTGCTGTTGTAGTCAATGACGGCAGAGGCTAAGTTCTCAGCGAGACCGAGATAGGACTCGTTCTTCGTTAATCTATACATTTCAGAGAGCGCACCTATCAACACTCCAGTCTCATATGTAAAACCAACAGTATTTGAGGGCTTGCATGTGTCTAGATCTATTCCATCACTCATTAGATAGGTAGAACTGTTTATGAAGTTGTTTGCAAAAAggaaattttctatcatttcgGATTTGTTTCGGTACTCAGTGTTGTTTGTCAAACGGTAAAGTTTTGCAGCTACATGGAACATTTGCACGTTGGTGATTGCCACTTTGGCATTGACATTGTTATCAAACCACATCCCGCCTTCACATTTATTAGATGAATCCCAACCCGTCTTCCAGCACCAGTCGAAGATGTCTTGGGCTGTCTGTAGAAACTCTTGGAAGCCGAACAGCTCGTATATCCTCGCGTAGCTAAGACCGTACCATCCCATGTCATCAAAGGAAGGGTAGGGACCGTAGGCCTCCATCAGCGAGTATAGATCTCTGTGTGACCCTTTCACTACACTCATATATCTCTGGTGCTTTGCAAATTCTATGAAGTTTGCCATGGTCTCAAGAACAGCTCCATTTTGCCAAAACCCATCATATCCATTCCATACCTGAAGAGCATGTTTAATATCACTAACTTATACGAACTCCATTTATACACTTCTTTGAGCATAATCTACTTAATtggaaaaaattacaataaccatttacttgtatttaattgaaaattataagaATAAGTACGATTATATTTCCATCTTGCTTACGTATACCTGATAACTGTATAGTCCGGCTAGCGGAGAGGGGAACCAGTTACACTGGTGGGCAAACTGGGCGATACAGGCCAGGTAGGCTCCGTGGTCGCCCCCAAACATCGCCACGGAACACGTGGTGTTCTCGTCGCCGACCACGGGACCGATGAAGCAAATAACGACAACGGCGAGGAAAACGACGGGATTCAGCGACGCCATTGTACACAGCTGTTACAATTATAATTGAATAATACCCTATGTATATCAATTCAGGTGTCAGGTTATCATATTGTTACTGATAATTGAAATGATATCTTTACCTCGTCCCCGATATAATTCAGTGTGCAGGTATTTGTCTAAAGAGTGAAGGTCGTACACAGGTCAAATTGAAGAATATGGTCCATGTATATCTGTACCAAACATTGCACATGTAGCTCATTACTAGTGATTTGCAGTATAAATACATTTGTTGCAAATCTGAATAATCGATTGTTTCTTCAAGCATTAGGAATACTTTATATCATTGTGTGATTTATGtagaaaggaaaacattttctttaaaaaacacaaatgaAATCATGTTATTCGGTTAttagtgttttttttcataatttgaatGTTTCAATTCATGagataattatttcatattcagTTAACAAATACAGGTCAACGATAAATATACGAGAATCATAATCAGTTAATATTTACGATTGCCTGCGGTGTACAATGTTGTTCAGAAAACATTGGTAGcagtttaaatacatgtaagaaaacGCCTTTTTTCTCTAAAAACCTACATAACATGAGTATGACGAAAATCCTGTAGCTCATGAGCAAATGAACAGTGTTGCAGAAATGCATTTtagtgggattttttttaatttagattaaACCGAATCTGGTACTGTCTATTAGCAGACT containing:
- the LOC105337661 gene encoding uncharacterized protein, translating into MASLNPVVFLAVVVICFIGPVVGDENTTCSVAMFGGDHGAYLACIAQFAHQCNWFPSPLAGLYSYQVWNGYDGFWQNGAVLETMANFIEFAKHQRYMSVVKGSHRDLYSLMEAYGPYPSFDDMGWYGLSYARIYELFGFQEFLQTAQDIFDWCWKTGWDSSNKCEGGMWFDNNVNAKVAITNVQMFHVAAKLYRLTNNTEYRNKSEMIENFLFANNFINSSTYLMSDGIDLDTCKPSNTVGFTYETGVLIGALSEMYRLTKNESYLGLAENLASAVIDYNSNTTGVFTEKNCDPDCDDDAKMFKGIFVRNLRYFMDTVNNATLRKKYQNWMEFQIQANLKQNMCNEVPISKCYIVFKDGPPSFKVTGPVFSSNWNGPFDYGAPMQQTSVLDLFVASILPGTKCSGVFCNYDPRIPPPKPMTCSSRPCPPGEDCCAYKHKASYTCCDKSQKCNKQGICV